From Microbacterium sp. LWH11-1.2, one genomic window encodes:
- the ilvD gene encoding dihydroxy-acid dehydratase, with product MPTPLRSRTVTHGRNAAGARALFRAAGVNAADFGKPMIAVANSFTEFVPGHTHLQPVGRIVSDAISAAGGIPREFNTIAVDDGIAMGHGGMLYSLPSRDLIADSVEYMVNAHQADALVCISNCDKITPGMLMAALRLNIPTVFVSGGPMEAGRATLVDGSVRTLDLVDAISEAANDTVSDADMKRIEENACPTCGSCSGMFTANSMNCLVEALGLALPGNGSVLATHTARRALYERAGEVAVEITRRFYDEDDSSVLPREVASFAAFENAMALDIAMGGSTNTILHLLAAAHEAGIDFGLDEIDAVSRRVPCLAKIAPNPAYGRMYYMEDVHRAGGIPAVLGELRRGGLLDENVSTIHSTSFAGWLDDWDIRGGKATEAAHDLWYAAPGGVRSSSAFSQSERWAALDEDAETGCIRDVEHAYSVDGGLAVLRGNLAIDGAVVKTAGVDPSILVFSGPAVVCESQEEAVSKILGKKVQPGDVVVIRYEGPKGGPGMQEMLHPTSFLKGRGLGKVCALITDGRFSGGTSGLSIGHVSPEAAAGGVIALVEDGDIIDIDIPSRGMTLRVSDAELEERRARLLDGTGYRPVDRARPVSLALRAYAAMATSADRGAVRDVEKVERALREQELRDAAALV from the coding sequence ATGCCCACCCCTCTTCGCTCCCGTACCGTCACGCACGGCCGCAACGCCGCCGGAGCCCGCGCCCTCTTCCGTGCCGCCGGCGTCAACGCCGCCGACTTCGGAAAGCCGATGATCGCCGTCGCGAACAGCTTCACCGAGTTCGTCCCCGGCCACACGCACCTGCAGCCGGTGGGACGCATCGTCTCGGACGCGATCTCGGCGGCGGGCGGCATCCCCCGCGAGTTCAACACCATCGCGGTCGACGACGGCATCGCGATGGGCCACGGCGGGATGCTCTACTCGTTGCCGTCGCGCGACCTGATCGCCGACTCGGTCGAGTACATGGTCAACGCGCATCAGGCCGACGCCCTCGTGTGCATCTCGAACTGCGACAAGATCACGCCCGGCATGCTGATGGCAGCACTGCGCCTGAACATCCCCACGGTGTTCGTCTCGGGCGGACCCATGGAGGCCGGCCGCGCGACGCTCGTCGACGGCTCGGTGCGCACGCTCGACCTGGTCGACGCGATCTCCGAGGCGGCGAACGACACCGTGTCGGATGCCGACATGAAGCGCATCGAGGAGAACGCCTGCCCGACCTGCGGCTCGTGCTCGGGCATGTTCACCGCGAACTCGATGAACTGCCTCGTCGAGGCGCTGGGTCTCGCCCTCCCGGGCAACGGCTCGGTGCTGGCCACGCACACTGCGCGTCGCGCCCTGTACGAGCGGGCCGGCGAGGTCGCCGTCGAGATCACCCGCCGCTTCTACGACGAGGACGACTCCTCGGTCCTCCCCCGCGAGGTCGCGAGTTTCGCGGCGTTCGAGAACGCCATGGCCCTCGACATCGCGATGGGCGGGTCGACGAACACGATCCTGCACCTGCTCGCCGCGGCACACGAGGCCGGCATCGACTTCGGCCTGGACGAGATCGACGCGGTCTCCCGTCGGGTGCCCTGCCTCGCCAAGATCGCGCCGAACCCGGCGTACGGCCGCATGTACTACATGGAGGACGTGCACCGTGCCGGCGGCATCCCCGCCGTGCTCGGAGAGCTGCGCCGCGGAGGATTGCTCGACGAGAACGTGTCGACGATCCACTCGACGTCGTTCGCCGGCTGGCTCGACGACTGGGACATCCGCGGCGGCAAGGCGACGGAGGCCGCGCACGACCTCTGGTACGCAGCGCCCGGGGGTGTCCGCTCGTCGAGCGCCTTCTCGCAGTCCGAGCGGTGGGCGGCGCTCGATGAGGATGCCGAGACCGGATGCATCCGCGACGTCGAGCACGCCTACTCGGTCGACGGCGGTCTCGCGGTGCTCCGCGGAAACCTCGCGATCGACGGTGCGGTCGTGAAGACGGCCGGCGTCGACCCGTCGATCCTCGTCTTCTCCGGCCCTGCGGTCGTCTGCGAGTCGCAGGAGGAGGCCGTCTCGAAGATCCTCGGCAAGAAGGTGCAGCCGGGCGACGTGGTCGTGATCCGCTACGAGGGACCGAAGGGCGGGCCGGGCATGCAGGAGATGCTGCACCCGACGTCGTTCCTCAAGGGCCGCGGCCTGGGCAAGGTGTGCGCGCTGATCACCGACGGCCGCTTCTCGGGCGGCACCTCGGGCCTGTCGATCGGCCACGTCTCCCCCGAGGCGGCCGCCGGCGGAGTGATCGCGCTCGTCGAGGACGGCGACATCATCGACATCGACATCCCCTCCCGCGGCATGACCCTGCGCGTGAGCGACGCAGAACTGGAGGAGCGACGCGCGCGGCTGCTCGACGGCACCGGGTACCGACCCGTCGACCGCGCGCGGCCGGTGTCGCTCGCGCTGCGCGCCTACGCCGCGATGGCGACGTCGGCCGACCGCGGTGCGGTCCGCGACGTGGAGAAGGTCGAGCGCGCCCTGCGCGAGCAGGAGCTGCGCGACGCGGCTGCTCTCGTCTGA
- a CDS encoding helix-turn-helix transcriptional regulator, which yields MATDEEQRKELGAFLRARREQLDRGAYGLPPAGRGRTVGLRREEISYLSGVSVTWYTWLEQGRDINPSRQVLDAVATALHLSVAEHDYALRLAGFTPTRPGSEEAVETAPAHVQRFLDALEEHPAYALAPDWGVAGWNSAYEALYPNVATTPPEKRNLLWLIFTDPAVRELLDDWDDTSRRFLAEFRAEAGPRLGDPRYRDLVGRLMEASPEFRERWESHDVRGFESRERVFQHPTLGRLVFEHHQLRPSDQTEIQLVVYTPSDAAARARFFRRRD from the coding sequence ATGGCGACCGACGAGGAGCAGCGCAAGGAGCTCGGAGCCTTCCTCCGTGCCCGGCGCGAGCAGCTCGATCGGGGCGCGTACGGCCTTCCGCCTGCCGGGCGCGGCCGCACGGTCGGCCTGCGCCGGGAGGAGATCTCGTACCTCTCCGGCGTCAGCGTCACCTGGTACACCTGGCTCGAGCAGGGGCGGGACATCAATCCGTCGCGTCAGGTGCTGGATGCCGTCGCCACCGCCCTGCACCTGAGCGTCGCCGAGCACGACTACGCGCTGCGTCTGGCCGGCTTCACCCCGACACGGCCCGGCTCGGAAGAGGCGGTCGAGACGGCGCCCGCGCACGTGCAGCGCTTCCTCGATGCGCTGGAGGAGCACCCCGCGTATGCGCTGGCACCCGACTGGGGTGTGGCCGGCTGGAACAGCGCCTACGAGGCTCTCTACCCGAACGTCGCCACGACCCCGCCGGAGAAGCGCAATCTCCTGTGGCTCATCTTCACCGATCCGGCGGTGCGCGAACTGCTCGACGACTGGGACGACACCAGCCGCCGCTTCCTCGCCGAGTTCCGCGCCGAGGCGGGTCCTCGGCTGGGCGACCCGCGCTACCGTGACCTGGTCGGGCGCCTCATGGAGGCGAGCCCCGAGTTCCGGGAGCGGTGGGAGAGCCACGACGTGCGCGGTTTCGAGTCGCGGGAGCGGGTGTTCCAGCATCCGACGCTCGGACGCCTCGTCTTCGAGCACCACCAGCTGCGGCCATCGGATCAGACCGAGATCCAGCTCGTCGTCTACACGCCGTCGGATGCCGCGGCCCGGGCGAGATTCTTCCGCCGCCGCGATTGA